A region of Lycium barbarum isolate Lr01 chromosome 1, ASM1917538v2, whole genome shotgun sequence DNA encodes the following proteins:
- the LOC132631433 gene encoding protein DEHYDRATION-INDUCED 19 homolog 4-like isoform X1, protein MDSDFWNNHISTAKRHFNLQHHNSQFDRLSIDDFEVEEEARPDFPCPYCYEDFDIASLCSHIEDEHSCESKATVCPICSVKVVSDLLSHITLQHGHLLKVQRRRRLRKVAIPSSQALSLLGKDLREAHLQVLLAGASRSSSATSSAAAIDPFLSSLGLNFPSSEAEDISKSVMSCIDDSTTKNATSQQIWKLSFDPSLSSEEREKRIRRATGRASFVQDLFAYTLLAD, encoded by the exons ATGGATTCTGATTTCTGGAATAATCACATCTCCACTGCAAAAAGGCATTTTAATTTACAGCATCACAATTCTCAATTCg ATCGGCTGAGCATCGATGATTTTGAGGTTGAAGAGGAGGCCCGGCCAGATTTTCCGTGCCCGTACTGTTACGAGGACTTTGATATTGCCTCTCTGTGCTCTCATATTGAAGATGAACACTCTTGCGAGTCGAAAGCTACT GTCTGTCCAATTTGTTCCGTTAAAGTTGTCAGCGACTTGTTAAGTCATATCACGCTGCAACATGGACACTTGCTCAAG GTACAGCGACGGCGTAGACTACGAAAAGTTGCAATTCCGAGCAGTCAGGCACTCTCTCTACTAGGTAAAGATCTTCGAGAAGCTCACTTGCAGGTGCTTCTTGCAGGTGCTTCTCGATCAAGTAGTGCTACTTCATCTGCTGCAGCCATTGATCCGTTCCTTTCTTCTCTTGGTTTGAACTTCCCCTCATCCGAAGCAGAGGACATTTCAAAATCGGTTATGTCCTGCATTGACGACAGTACTACAAAAAATGCGACATCACAACAAATATGGAAGTTAAG TTTTGACCCTTCACTAAGTTCTGAGGAACGAGAAAAACGGATAAGACGGGCTACTGGAAGAGCTTCTTTTGTTCAGGATCTGTTTGCCTATACATTGTTAGCTGACTAA
- the LOC132631433 gene encoding protein DEHYDRATION-INDUCED 19 homolog 4-like isoform X2, which yields MVGVRSAYNLPSPDPTLWDSLDRLSIDDFEVEEEARPDFPCPYCYEDFDIASLCSHIEDEHSCESKATVCPICSVKVVSDLLSHITLQHGHLLKVQRRRRLRKVAIPSSQALSLLGKDLREAHLQVLLAGASRSSSATSSAAAIDPFLSSLGLNFPSSEAEDISKSVMSCIDDSTTKNATSQQIWKLSFDPSLSSEEREKRIRRATGRASFVQDLFAYTLLAD from the exons atggtaggggtaaggtctgcgtacaatctaccctccccagaccccacattgtgggactcACTGG ATCGGCTGAGCATCGATGATTTTGAGGTTGAAGAGGAGGCCCGGCCAGATTTTCCGTGCCCGTACTGTTACGAGGACTTTGATATTGCCTCTCTGTGCTCTCATATTGAAGATGAACACTCTTGCGAGTCGAAAGCTACT GTCTGTCCAATTTGTTCCGTTAAAGTTGTCAGCGACTTGTTAAGTCATATCACGCTGCAACATGGACACTTGCTCAAG GTACAGCGACGGCGTAGACTACGAAAAGTTGCAATTCCGAGCAGTCAGGCACTCTCTCTACTAGGTAAAGATCTTCGAGAAGCTCACTTGCAGGTGCTTCTTGCAGGTGCTTCTCGATCAAGTAGTGCTACTTCATCTGCTGCAGCCATTGATCCGTTCCTTTCTTCTCTTGGTTTGAACTTCCCCTCATCCGAAGCAGAGGACATTTCAAAATCGGTTATGTCCTGCATTGACGACAGTACTACAAAAAATGCGACATCACAACAAATATGGAAGTTAAG TTTTGACCCTTCACTAAGTTCTGAGGAACGAGAAAAACGGATAAGACGGGCTACTGGAAGAGCTTCTTTTGTTCAGGATCTGTTTGCCTATACATTGTTAGCTGACTAA
- the LOC132631433 gene encoding protein DEHYDRATION-INDUCED 19 homolog 4-like isoform X3 — MDSDFWNNHISTAKRHFNLQHHNSQFDRLSIDDFEVEEEARPDFPCPYCYEDFDIASLCSHIEDEHSCESKATVCPICSVKVVSDLLSHITLQHGHLLKVQRRRRLRKVAIPSSQALSLLEDISKSVMSCIDDSTTKNATSQQIWKLSFDPSLSSEEREKRIRRATGRASFVQDLFAYTLLAD, encoded by the exons ATGGATTCTGATTTCTGGAATAATCACATCTCCACTGCAAAAAGGCATTTTAATTTACAGCATCACAATTCTCAATTCg ATCGGCTGAGCATCGATGATTTTGAGGTTGAAGAGGAGGCCCGGCCAGATTTTCCGTGCCCGTACTGTTACGAGGACTTTGATATTGCCTCTCTGTGCTCTCATATTGAAGATGAACACTCTTGCGAGTCGAAAGCTACT GTCTGTCCAATTTGTTCCGTTAAAGTTGTCAGCGACTTGTTAAGTCATATCACGCTGCAACATGGACACTTGCTCAAG GTACAGCGACGGCGTAGACTACGAAAAGTTGCAATTCCGAGCAGTCAGGCACTCTCTCTACTAG AGGACATTTCAAAATCGGTTATGTCCTGCATTGACGACAGTACTACAAAAAATGCGACATCACAACAAATATGGAAGTTAAG TTTTGACCCTTCACTAAGTTCTGAGGAACGAGAAAAACGGATAAGACGGGCTACTGGAAGAGCTTCTTTTGTTCAGGATCTGTTTGCCTATACATTGTTAGCTGACTAA